One segment of Penaeus vannamei isolate JL-2024 chromosome 3, ASM4276789v1, whole genome shotgun sequence DNA contains the following:
- the LOC113809071 gene encoding uncharacterized protein, giving the protein MMRSKKKEGNLKPSRKLDKRSSRGVMFENEELRLRTIEINAEVDRGQSDLRKLKKENETLKQQVWTLRDEYDKLENFVKNMDGGSDDDGEDDEEDEEDELEHRLRRSKICEGNSEDNDEEGNVETDNLENLQKVYSGKMRSVEYTMRQAATMDTGIAGGCSSAQCGPGGGSCAAPVDGLGQSGSVRVCVPGEPPAYVSVGEGVTPSSGEPLPTISTDTYLSQTEHFNLDQLLDFASSFHYDRRKHLTEEPMAMALPQDEERSSSPSRDESTSDPGYSTVRRRSATVIEKLKTGSTAGALVKEVKQLSLCKDGGGAATAVPLSEGPEVAHTTTVTYTRSSYFFSGQLDGGRSQSLGAGLNAAANVTRSPSSPAGPLYASSSVSNIGTSSSLDAGLPLVSVYSPRASLVRLNSIEPNTVMVSVAEMPQLWDITTQEIIDELEQQAELALVSIRGVRVVGRAAYISLGRRDALQHLLTTGLTIRGGKVPLIDITRESIVLALTGVPHYIADATLVILLSAFGTIIGELERRFYKGVDTGERFVRMKLKKHVKLPKYVTVGGCRIVLTVHGRDAPAQLHVPDWGSKPPHTPAPPPTPHTTHAPPPDAPHTDLTTPVSPDSGQCSEPSSSDKSCERIEGRDAGPRTEASSVNDTRVTAKSTKTFSSRCIVNLKLPERPSSTSGVPRARDANNPRDPVGPGGGGSGTGIVIGTGTPPTPLGAGHLLRAGSLYRGTRSGDTPTTPGSTGGSSPLGGRRLSRLGPDARTPESPRPRPNSVVFDEQPREGPTPTRGGLLTPQYPQHHVVSTASGPMPLANGILRKASGSEQEALLPTSHSCAASIRNRLKIGRSMSYDAGKKKLAAEKEQKKLGKMESISENTLNDDVSDITPLGAGARRDSEKSSVSANSKSSSNTNKKKEPAIDLPWCGCWGNGCF; this is encoded by the coding sequence ATGATGCGATCGAAGAAAAAGGAAGGCAACCTTAAGCCTTCTCGCAAGCTCGACAAGCGGTCCAGCCGCGGTGTTATGTTTGAAAATGAAGAACTGCGTCTGCGCACGATAGAGATTAACGCCGAGGTGGATCGCGGCCAGTCAGACTTGCGCAAGctgaagaaggagaacgaaacgTTGAAGCAGCAGGTGTGGACGCTCCGCGACGAGTACGATAAGCTCGAAAACTTTGTTAAAAACATGGATGGCGGAAGTGACGATGACGGGGAAGAcgacgaggaagacgaggaggacgagcTGGAACACAGGTTACGTCGATCTAAGATTTGCGAAGGAAATAGCGAAGATAATGACGAAGAGGGAAATGTTGAAACGGACAATTTAGAAAATCTGCAGAAAGTGTACAGTGGGAAGATGCGTAGCGTAGAATACACAATGCGGCAAGCAGCCACTATGGACACTGGGATAGCGGGGGGCTGCAGCTCGGCCCAGTGCGGCCCCGGCGGTGGCTCGTGTGCCGCCCCAGTAGACGGGCTGGGCCAGTCGGGGtcggtgcgggtgtgtgtgcccGGGGAACCACCTGCGTACGTCAGTGTCGGGGAGGGAGTCACGCCGTCTTCCGGGGAGCCTCTGCCGACGATATCCACGGACACGTACTTGTCGCAGACAGAGCACTTCAACCTCGATCAACTCCTTGACTTTGCCTCCTCGTTCCACTACGACCGCCGAAAGCACCTGACGGAGGAGCCGATGGCCATGGCGCTGCCACAGGACGAGGAGCGATCGTCGTCGCCCTCGCGGGACGAGTCGACCTCCGACCCGGGATACTCCACCGTCAGACGCCGCTCAGCCACCGTCATCGAGAAGCTGAAAACGGGCAGCACTGCAGGGGCGCTGGTGAAAGAGGTGAAGCAGTTGTCCCTTTGCAAGGATGGCGGAGGGGCGGCGACTGCCGTCCCGCTGAGCGAGGGGCCAGAAGTCGCCCACACCACCACCGTCACATACACTcgctcttcctacttcttctccggACAGCTAGACGGCGGGCGAAGCCAGTCGCTCGGAGCAGGACTCAACGCCGCTGCCAACGTGACCCGATCCCCCAGCAGCCCCGCGGGCCCGCTCTACGCCTCCAGCAGCGTCTCCAACATCGGCACTTCCTCGTCGCTAGATGCTGGGCTTCCTCTCGTGTCTGTGTACTCCCCGCGGGCTTCCCTTGTGCGCCTCAACAGCATCGAGCCCAACACCGTGATGGTGTCCGTGGCGGAGATGCCCCAGCTGTGGGACATCACCACTCAAGAAATCATAGACGAGCTGGAGCAGCAGGCCGAGCTGGCCTTGGTGTCTATCCGCGGCGTCCGTGTGGTGGGCCGAGCCGCCTACATCAGTCTGGGCCGTCGCGACGCCCTGCAGCATCTCCTCACGACGGGCCTCACCATCCGCGGCGGCAAAGTGCCACTCATCGATATCACGCGCGAGTCCATTGTGCTGGCACTGACGGGCGTCCCTCACTACATCGCTGACGCCACGCTGGTCATTCTGCTCTCAGCATTTGGCACTATAATAGGGGAACTCGAGCGTCGCTTTTACAAGGGTGTCGACACTGGAGAGCGGTTTGTGCGAATGAAACTCAAGAAACACGTGAAGCTGCCCAAGTACGTCACTGTGGGAGGGTGTCGTATCGTGTTGACAGTTCACGGTCGAGACGCTCCTGCACAGTTGCATGTACCTGACTGGGGAAGTAAACCCCCTCACacaccagcccctccccccaccccacacaccacacacgcccccccaccgGACGCTCCCCACACGGATCTCACCACGCCCGTCTCCCCGGACTCTGGCCAGTGTTCAGAACCTTCGTCGAGCGACAAGTCTTGTGAGCGCATCGAAGGCCGAGACGCGGGGCCGAGAACAGAAGCGAGCTCTGTCAACGATACTCGCGTGACCGCCAAGTCCACAAAAACGTTTTCCAGCAGATGCATAGTGAACCTGAAACTGCCGGAGAGACCTTCCTCCACGAGCGGCGTTCCCCGGGCGCGGGACGCCAATAATCCTCGAGACCCGGTGGGCCCTGGTGGGGGTGGCTCTGGCACGGGAATCGTCATTGGCACGGGCACTCCTCCGACTCCCCTGGGGGCGGGTCACCTGTTGAGAGCGGGATCCTTGTACCGCGGCACTAGGAGTGGGGACACACCAACTACCCCAGGAAGTACCGGTGGCAGCTCCCCCTTGGGTGGCAGAAGACTCTCCCGCCTCGGCCCTGACGCCCGCACGCCGGAGTCACCACGGCCGCGCCCAAACTCTGTGGTATTTGACGAGCAGCCGCGGGAGGGCCCCACGCCCACCCGCGGGGGCCTCCTCACGCCGCAGTACCCGCAGCACCACGTGGTTTCCACAGCCTCTGGGCCGATGCCGCTGGCTAACGGCATCCTACGTAAGGCGTCCGGGTCGGAGCAGGAGGCTCTGCTGCCCACCAGCCACAGCTGTGCCGCAAGCATTAGAAACAGACTTAAGATTGGCCGTAGTATGTCATACGATGCTGGCAAAAAGAAATTGGCCGctgaaaaagaacagaagaaattgGGGAAAATGGAAAGCATTAGTGAAAACACTTTAAATGATGACGTGAGTGACATCACGCCCCTGGGTGCCGGGGCGCGCAGAGACTCGGAAAAGAGCTCAGTCAGTGCTAACAGTAAAAGCAgtagcaatactaataaaaagaaagaacctGCAATAGACCTCCCCTGGTGTGGCTGTTGGGGGAACGGTTGTTTCTAG